A region of Paraburkholderia largidicola DNA encodes the following proteins:
- a CDS encoding MBL fold metallo-hydrolase, translating to MNALEHQLDYPFADQMPAAGTTREVAPGVYWLRMPLPFALDHINLWLLRDEIDGQKGWTIIDCGIASDEIKANWESLFDTALEGLPVLRVIVTHCHPDHLGLANWLCEGGEKKRWNVRLWITLGEYMLGRVMAAGDGSNAGGEGAARHFARHGLSDEASLDKLRNRKSYYSSLVPSVPGQYRRMRDGDALSIGGRTWRVVTGFGHSPEHCALHAEADRVLISGDMVLPRISTNVSVFDIEPEGNPLALYLGSLGRYETMAADTLVLPSHGKPFRGLHTRIGQLRDHHAARLAEVREACAQKPCSAADIVPIMFKRELDIHQMTFAMGEALAHLHLLWLQGELKRVHGEDGVIRFESEAR from the coding sequence ATGAATGCTCTCGAACACCAACTCGACTATCCATTCGCCGACCAGATGCCCGCTGCCGGCACGACGCGGGAAGTCGCGCCGGGCGTCTACTGGCTGCGTATGCCATTGCCGTTCGCCCTCGATCACATCAACCTCTGGCTACTGCGCGACGAGATCGACGGGCAGAAGGGCTGGACGATCATCGATTGCGGAATCGCGTCGGACGAGATCAAGGCGAACTGGGAATCGCTGTTCGACACGGCACTCGAAGGCTTGCCCGTGCTGCGCGTGATCGTCACGCATTGCCATCCGGATCACCTCGGGCTCGCGAACTGGCTATGCGAGGGCGGCGAGAAAAAGCGCTGGAACGTGCGTCTGTGGATCACGCTCGGCGAGTACATGCTGGGTCGTGTGATGGCGGCCGGCGACGGCTCGAACGCGGGCGGCGAGGGCGCGGCGCGGCACTTCGCGCGGCACGGTCTGAGCGACGAAGCGTCGCTCGACAAGCTGCGCAACCGCAAGAGCTACTACTCGAGCCTCGTGCCTTCGGTGCCGGGGCAATACCGGCGCATGCGCGACGGCGATGCGCTGTCGATCGGCGGGCGCACGTGGCGAGTCGTGACGGGCTTCGGTCATTCGCCGGAGCATTGCGCGCTGCACGCGGAAGCGGATCGCGTGCTGATTTCCGGTGATATGGTGCTGCCGCGCATTTCGACGAACGTATCGGTGTTCGACATCGAGCCGGAAGGCAATCCTCTGGCGCTGTATCTCGGTTCGCTCGGGCGCTATGAAACGATGGCGGCGGATACGCTCGTGCTGCCTTCGCATGGCAAGCCGTTTCGGGGTCTGCATACGCGTATCGGGCAACTGCGGGATCACCACGCCGCGCGGCTCGCGGAAGTGCGTGAGGCGTGTGCGCAGAAGCCGTGTAGTGCGGCGGATATCGTTCCCATCATGTTCAAACGGGAACTCGATATTCACCAGATGACGTTCGCGATGGGCGAAGCGCTCGCGCATTTGCATCTGCTGTGGCTTCAGGGGGAGTTGAAGCGGGTGCACGGGGAGGATGGGGTGATCCGGTTCGAGAGTGAAGCCAGATAA
- the aceK gene encoding bifunctional isocitrate dehydrogenase kinase/phosphatase has protein sequence MNHFPKLLSSQIGFDVAETLLAGFDRHYRIFREAAIHAKDLFEAADWHGLQKLARDRITSYDERVRECIEKLEDEYDAESIGDDVWQQIKLHYIGLLTSHRQPECAETFFNSVCCQILHRSYFNNDFIFVRPAISTEYIENDEPAAKPTYRAYYPGRDGLAVTLERIVTNFQLNPPFEDLTRDVECVIQALHDNFGTFNEAPNFQIHVLSSLFFRNKAAYIIGRIINGDMMVPFALPVHYVKPGLLALDALLCKRDQLLIIFSFAHSYFLVDMEVPSAYVEFLGSLLLGKPKAEIYTSVGLQKQGKNLFYRDLLQHLKHSSDRFIIAPGIKGMVMLVFTLPSFPYVFKLIKDSFPPPKETTRAQVVGKYQLVKRHDRLGRMADTLEYSSVALPLSRLDHALMRELEKEAPSMLEYEGDNLVIRHLYIERRMVPLNIFLQNGTDADVEHGIREYGNAVKELMQANIFPGDMLYKNFGVTRHGRVVFYDYDEIEYLTDCNVRAVPPPRNEEDEMSGEPWYTVGPHDIFPETYNTFLLGDPRVRESFLKHHADFFDPALWQKHKDHILRGELPDFYPYDGSLRFSVRYPERFAADQDRAANASTTSTVRAA, from the coding sequence ATGAATCACTTTCCCAAACTGCTGTCGTCACAGATCGGCTTCGACGTCGCGGAAACACTGCTCGCGGGGTTCGACCGGCATTACCGGATTTTCCGCGAAGCGGCGATCCATGCGAAAGACCTGTTCGAAGCCGCCGACTGGCACGGCCTGCAGAAACTCGCACGCGACCGGATCACCTCGTATGACGAGCGCGTGCGCGAATGCATCGAAAAGCTCGAGGATGAATACGACGCCGAGAGCATCGGCGACGATGTCTGGCAGCAGATCAAGCTGCATTACATCGGTCTTCTGACCTCGCACCGCCAGCCCGAATGCGCAGAGACGTTCTTCAATTCGGTGTGCTGTCAGATCCTGCATCGCTCGTACTTCAATAACGATTTCATTTTCGTGCGGCCCGCGATTTCGACCGAGTACATCGAAAACGACGAGCCGGCTGCGAAGCCGACGTACCGTGCGTATTACCCCGGCAGGGACGGTCTCGCCGTCACACTGGAGCGTATCGTCACGAACTTCCAGCTGAACCCGCCGTTCGAGGACCTGACGCGCGACGTCGAATGCGTGATCCAGGCGCTGCACGACAACTTCGGCACCTTCAACGAAGCGCCCAATTTCCAGATTCACGTACTGTCGTCGCTGTTCTTCCGCAACAAGGCGGCGTACATCATCGGGCGCATCATCAACGGCGACATGATGGTGCCGTTCGCATTGCCGGTCCATTACGTGAAGCCCGGCCTGCTCGCGCTCGATGCGCTGCTTTGCAAGCGCGACCAGTTGCTGATCATCTTCAGCTTCGCGCATTCGTACTTCCTCGTGGATATGGAGGTGCCGTCCGCGTACGTCGAATTTCTCGGCAGCCTTCTGCTGGGCAAGCCGAAGGCGGAAATCTATACGTCGGTGGGCTTGCAGAAGCAGGGCAAGAATCTTTTCTATCGCGATCTGCTGCAGCATCTCAAGCATTCGAGCGACCGGTTCATCATCGCGCCCGGCATCAAGGGCATGGTGATGCTCGTGTTCACGCTGCCGTCGTTTCCGTACGTGTTCAAGCTGATCAAGGATTCATTCCCGCCGCCGAAGGAAACGACGCGTGCACAGGTGGTCGGCAAGTATCAGCTCGTCAAACGCCACGACCGTCTGGGGCGCATGGCCGACACGCTCGAATATTCGAGTGTCGCGTTGCCGCTGTCGCGCCTCGATCACGCGCTCATGCGCGAGCTCGAAAAGGAAGCGCCGTCGATGCTCGAATACGAAGGCGACAATCTCGTCATCAGGCATCTGTATATCGAACGGCGCATGGTGCCGCTCAACATTTTCCTGCAGAACGGCACGGACGCCGACGTCGAGCACGGCATTCGCGAGTACGGCAACGCGGTGAAAGAACTGATGCAGGCCAACATCTTTCCCGGCGACATGCTGTACAAGAACTTCGGCGTCACGCGACACGGACGCGTCGTGTTCTACGACTACGACGAGATCGAATACCTCACCGATTGCAACGTGCGCGCGGTCCCGCCGCCGCGCAACGAGGAAGACGAAATGTCAGGCGAGCCGTGGTACACGGTCGGCCCGCACGACATTTTTCCGGAGACGTACAACACGTTTTTGCTCGGCGATCCGCGCGTGCGCGAATCTTTCCTCAAGCATCACGCGGATTTCTTCGACCCTGCGCTATGGCAAAAGCACAAGGATCACATTCTGCGCGGCGAGCTGCCCGACTTTTATCCCTATGACGGCAGCCTGCGTTTTTCCGTGCGCTATCCGGAACGGTTCGCAGCAGATCAGGATCGCGCTGCCAATGCATCCACCACGTCGACGGTGCGCGCAGCGTGA
- a CDS encoding helical backbone metal receptor yields the protein MPTRVVDAAGIEHAKAQHAARIVSLVPSITELLFALKLDAQIVGRTGFCVHPRDKVRRVPKVGGTKAVKIDAVRALQPTHVIVNIDENERETVEQLRALVPHVVVTHPLTPGDNFALYALLGAIFDRDDEALELSVQLQTQLDACATREWPQQNVLYAIWREPWMTVARDTYISAMLRLVNWQTLPDLRGGETGAARYPSFDLDAAWLARADRVLLSSEPYRFTQQHCDALGHDTRFAGKRIELIDGEMVSWYGSRAIDGIAYLVDYASR from the coding sequence ATGCCCACGCGTGTCGTCGATGCAGCCGGTATCGAGCACGCGAAAGCGCAACACGCCGCGCGCATCGTGTCGCTGGTCCCGAGCATCACGGAACTTCTCTTTGCCTTGAAGCTGGATGCGCAGATCGTCGGGCGCACGGGCTTTTGCGTGCATCCGCGCGACAAGGTGCGCCGTGTGCCTAAAGTGGGCGGCACGAAAGCCGTGAAGATCGACGCCGTGCGCGCGCTGCAACCCACTCATGTCATCGTCAATATCGACGAGAACGAACGCGAAACCGTCGAGCAGTTGCGCGCGCTCGTGCCGCATGTCGTCGTCACGCATCCTTTGACGCCCGGGGACAACTTCGCGTTGTATGCGCTGCTCGGCGCGATTTTCGATCGCGACGACGAAGCGCTCGAATTGAGCGTCCAGCTTCAGACGCAACTCGACGCATGCGCAACGCGCGAATGGCCGCAGCAGAACGTGCTCTACGCGATCTGGCGCGAGCCGTGGATGACCGTCGCGCGCGACACCTATATCTCAGCGATGCTGCGCCTCGTGAACTGGCAGACGCTGCCCGATCTGCGCGGCGGCGAGACAGGCGCGGCGCGTTATCCTTCGTTCGATCTGGATGCTGCGTGGCTCGCTCGGGCCGACCGCGTATTGCTGTCGAGCGAGCCGTATCGCTTCACGCAGCAGCATTGCGACGCGCTTGGACACGACACGCGATTCGCAGGCAAACGGATCGAACTGATCGACGGCGAAATGGTGTCGTGGTACGGCTCGCGGGCGATCGACGGCATCGCGTATCTTGTGGACTACGCCAGCCGTTAG
- a CDS encoding MerR family transcriptional regulator, which translates to MNTQYTITELAREFDVTPRAIRFYEDQGLLSPSREGSSGLRRVYSGRDRTRLRLTLRGKRLGFTLSEIRDLLDLYDSPTDTQPQLQAFLATVVRHREVLERQREDLNATLEDLAQYEAQARALLESGTRGDGYGEAETLARESTKAS; encoded by the coding sequence ATGAACACCCAATACACGATTACCGAACTGGCCCGCGAATTCGACGTGACGCCACGCGCGATCCGTTTTTACGAGGACCAGGGTTTACTCTCACCGAGCCGCGAAGGCTCAAGCGGATTGCGCCGCGTGTACTCGGGACGCGACCGCACGCGGCTACGGCTGACGCTGCGTGGCAAGCGTCTGGGGTTCACGTTGTCGGAAATTCGCGATCTGCTCGACCTGTACGATTCGCCGACGGATACCCAACCGCAGCTGCAGGCGTTTCTGGCGACGGTGGTTCGGCATCGCGAAGTGCTGGAGCGCCAGCGCGAGGACCTCAACGCGACGCTCGAAGACCTGGCGCAATACGAGGCGCAGGCGCGCGCGCTGCTCGAAAGCGGCACGCGCGGCGACGGCTACGGCGAGGCAGAGACACTCGCGCGCGAAAGCACCAAGGCGAGTTGA
- a CDS encoding SPOR domain-containing protein produces MAKPRRTTKQSKQTGGTFLGIVLGLIVGLAIAVVVALYITRAPTPFVAKVAPPAASDSGASQPQYDPNRPLQGKTPGQPVPQAAQPAPPNTAPGQTTNQTQTSGMLEEPQIVEVPPSNNGVAVAPKPAQDNGAATALIPPKKAPNPTSAPTTTANNAPTQPPKAGSTPTANGTPPAANDANTGYLLQVGAYKTSADAEQQRARLAFQGFESKVTQRDAGGVTYYRVRIGPFSKFEDMNTTRQRLSDAGVDTAVIRFTKQ; encoded by the coding sequence ATGGCAAAACCACGCCGCACTACAAAGCAGTCGAAACAAACCGGGGGCACTTTTCTCGGTATCGTGCTGGGCCTGATCGTCGGCCTGGCCATCGCGGTGGTGGTGGCGCTCTACATCACGCGCGCACCGACGCCGTTCGTCGCGAAGGTCGCGCCGCCCGCTGCATCCGATAGCGGCGCAAGCCAGCCGCAATACGACCCGAACCGTCCGCTGCAAGGCAAGACGCCTGGCCAGCCGGTGCCGCAAGCTGCGCAACCCGCGCCGCCCAATACGGCGCCGGGCCAGACCACGAACCAGACGCAGACGTCGGGCATGCTCGAAGAGCCGCAGATCGTCGAAGTGCCGCCGTCGAACAACGGCGTCGCCGTGGCACCGAAGCCCGCGCAGGACAACGGCGCCGCCACCGCGTTGATTCCGCCGAAGAAGGCGCCGAACCCGACCAGCGCGCCCACCACGACGGCCAACAACGCGCCGACGCAGCCGCCCAAGGCCGGCTCGACGCCGACCGCCAACGGCACGCCGCCCGCCGCCAACGACGCAAACACCGGCTATCTGCTGCAAGTGGGCGCCTACAAGACGTCCGCCGACGCCGAACAGCAGCGCGCGCGCCTCGCGTTCCAGGGTTTCGAATCGAAGGTCACCCAGCGCGATGCGGGCGGTGTGACGTACTATCGCGTGCGTATCGGCCCGTTCTCGAAGTTCGAGGACATGAACACGACGCGTCAGCGTCTTTCGGATGCGGGCGTCGATACGGCCGTCATCCGCTTCACCAAGCAGTGA
- the argS gene encoding arginine--tRNA ligase → MLPAHKHTLETLLTDVVKQVAQATQGESEAAFIAPTITLERPKVAAHGDVACNVAMQLAKPLRANPRQLAQQIVDALPAHPLAKGLVDSAEVAGPGFINLRLSAASKQAVIAAVFEQRETFGRSQRDAGKRVLVEFVSANPTGPLHVGHGRQAALGDATSNVLASQGYDVHREFYYNDAGVQIGNLAISTQARARGLKPGDAGWPEAAYNGEYIADIARDYLNGETVSASDGEPVKGAGNVEDLEAIRRFAVAYLRHEQDMDLQAFGVKFDQYYLESSLYSEGRVEKTVSELIAAGKTYEQEGALWLRTTDDGDDKDRVMRKSDGTYTYFVPDVAYHETKWERGFTKVINIQGSDHHGTIARVRAGLQGLGIGIPKGYPDYVLHKMVTVMRDGQEVKISKRAGSYVTVRDLIEWSGGAVPGQEASPDLLDEETIRRGRDAVRFFLISRKADTEFVFDVDLALKQNDENPVYYVQYAHARICSVINEWKSRYGADEAVLPSVDLSPLDSERAMALLQKLAEFPDMLTHAADELAPHAVAFYLRDLAGEFHSFYNAERVLVDDEAPRNARIALLAATRQVLANGLAVIGVSAPAKM, encoded by the coding sequence ATGCTGCCTGCACACAAACACACTCTCGAAACCCTGTTGACCGACGTGGTCAAGCAGGTCGCCCAGGCGACGCAAGGTGAATCCGAAGCCGCGTTCATCGCGCCCACCATCACGCTCGAACGCCCGAAGGTCGCCGCGCACGGCGACGTCGCGTGCAACGTCGCGATGCAACTCGCCAAGCCGCTGCGCGCCAATCCGCGCCAGCTCGCCCAGCAGATCGTCGATGCACTGCCCGCGCATCCGCTCGCCAAGGGCCTCGTCGATAGCGCCGAAGTGGCCGGTCCCGGCTTCATCAACCTGCGTCTGTCGGCGGCTTCCAAGCAGGCCGTGATCGCCGCCGTGTTCGAGCAACGCGAAACCTTTGGCCGCTCGCAGCGCGACGCCGGCAAGCGCGTGCTGGTCGAGTTCGTCTCGGCCAATCCGACCGGTCCGCTGCACGTCGGCCACGGCCGCCAGGCCGCGCTCGGCGATGCGACGTCGAACGTGCTCGCGTCGCAAGGCTACGACGTGCACCGCGAGTTCTACTACAACGACGCAGGCGTGCAGATCGGCAATCTCGCCATCTCGACGCAGGCGCGCGCCCGTGGCCTGAAGCCGGGCGACGCAGGCTGGCCCGAAGCCGCGTACAACGGCGAATACATCGCCGATATCGCGCGCGACTATCTGAACGGCGAGACCGTGTCGGCCAGCGACGGCGAACCCGTCAAGGGCGCGGGCAACGTCGAAGACCTCGAAGCGATCCGCCGCTTCGCGGTCGCCTATCTGCGTCATGAGCAGGATATGGACCTGCAGGCGTTCGGCGTGAAGTTCGACCAGTACTACCTCGAATCGTCGCTGTACTCGGAAGGCCGCGTCGAGAAGACGGTGAGCGAGCTGATCGCGGCTGGCAAGACCTACGAACAGGAAGGCGCGCTGTGGCTGCGCACCACCGACGACGGCGACGACAAGGACCGCGTGATGCGCAAGTCCGACGGCACGTACACGTACTTCGTGCCCGACGTCGCGTATCACGAGACGAAGTGGGAACGTGGCTTCACGAAGGTCATCAACATCCAGGGCTCGGACCACCACGGCACGATCGCCCGCGTGCGCGCCGGGCTGCAGGGTCTTGGCATCGGCATTCCGAAGGGCTATCCCGACTACGTGCTGCACAAGATGGTCACCGTGATGCGCGACGGCCAGGAAGTGAAGATCTCGAAGCGCGCGGGCAGCTATGTGACGGTGCGGGATCTGATCGAATGGTCGGGCGGCGCGGTGCCGGGCCAGGAAGCCTCGCCCGATCTGCTCGACGAAGAGACGATCCGCCGTGGCCGCGACGCCGTGCGCTTTTTCCTGATCTCGCGCAAGGCCGACACGGAGTTCGTGTTCGACGTCGATCTCGCGCTCAAGCAAAACGACGAGAATCCGGTGTACTACGTGCAGTACGCGCACGCGCGCATCTGCTCGGTGATCAACGAATGGAAGTCGCGCTACGGCGCCGACGAAGCCGTGCTGCCGTCGGTCGATCTGTCGCCGCTCGACAGCGAGCGCGCGATGGCGCTGCTGCAGAAGCTCGCCGAATTCCCCGACATGCTCACGCACGCCGCCGACGAACTCGCGCCGCATGCCGTCGCGTTCTATCTGCGCGACCTCGCAGGCGAATTTCACTCGTTCTACAATGCCGAACGCGTGCTCGTCGACGACGAAGCGCCGCGCAACGCGCGCATCGCGCTGCTCGCGGCGACGCGCCAGGTGCTGGCCAACGGCCTCGCTGTGATCGGTGTGTCGGCACCCGCAAAAATGTAA
- a CDS encoding SDR family oxidoreductase, with product MSSPLKVFITGASSGIGEALAADYARRGAILGLVARRGDALAAFQQSHPQNTISVYSVDVRDAEALAQAAQQFIAEHGCPDIVIANAGISRGAVTGHGDLQTFRDVMDINYFGMVATFEPFAQAMVDARKGALVGIASVAGVRGLPGSGAYSASKSAAAKYLEALRVEMRPFGVSVVTIAPGYIRTAMTAHNPYSMPFLMDADRFAAKVAEAIARKKRFATFPWQMRVVSMLLHVAPRWLYDAVFEKAPRKPRAAQ from the coding sequence ATGAGTTCACCCCTGAAGGTTTTCATCACCGGCGCGTCCAGCGGTATAGGTGAAGCGCTCGCCGCCGACTATGCGCGGCGCGGCGCGATTCTCGGCCTCGTCGCCCGTCGCGGCGACGCGCTCGCCGCCTTCCAGCAGTCCCATCCCCAGAACACGATCTCCGTGTATTCCGTCGACGTACGGGATGCGGAGGCGCTCGCGCAGGCTGCGCAGCAATTCATCGCGGAGCATGGCTGCCCCGACATCGTGATCGCGAACGCGGGTATCAGCCGCGGCGCCGTGACAGGCCACGGCGATCTGCAAACGTTCCGCGACGTGATGGACATCAACTACTTCGGCATGGTCGCGACCTTCGAGCCGTTCGCGCAGGCGATGGTCGACGCGCGCAAGGGCGCCCTCGTCGGCATTGCGAGCGTCGCCGGCGTGCGCGGCCTGCCGGGTTCGGGCGCGTATAGCGCGTCGAAATCGGCGGCGGCGAAGTATCTGGAAGCGCTGCGCGTCGAGATGCGGCCGTTCGGCGTGTCGGTCGTGACGATCGCGCCTGGCTACATCCGTACGGCGATGACGGCGCACAATCCGTACTCGATGCCCTTCCTGATGGACGCGGACCGCTTCGCCGCCAAGGTCGCCGAAGCGATCGCGCGCAAGAAGCGCTTCGCGACCTTCCCGTGGCAAATGCGCGTCGTGTCGATGTTGCTGCACGTCGCACCGCGCTGGCTCTACGACGCCGTCTTCGAAAAGGCTCCGCGCAAGCCGCGCGCCGCGCAGTAG
- a CDS encoding ABC transporter substrate-binding protein — translation MRFKLLAAAATLTALATAPALAVAKPLTVCTESSPDGFDVVQYNSLVTTNASADVIFNSLVSYDEAAKKVVPSLADKWDVSSDGLTYTFHLRPNVQFQTTDYFKPTRALNADDVVFTFSRMLDDNNPWHKVAGASGFPHAQSMGLVKLIKAVSKVDDNTVKFELNEPNATFVSILTMGFASIYSSEYADQLLKAGKQTDLNAKPIGTGPFVLKGYTKDSIIRYDVNPSYWGAKPKIDRLIYAITPDAAVRAQKVKAGECQIALSPKPQDVADAKQDKSLAVVQTPAFMTAFVALNTQKKPLDNQKVRAALNMAFDRTSYLKAVFDNTATPANNPYPPNTWSYDKAVKPWPYDAEKAKKLLAEAGYPNGFETTIWVRPNGSVLNPNPKAGAEMLQADFAKIGVKAEVKVIEWGELIKQAKQGQHDTLFMGWAGDNGDPDNYLSPLFSCNAVKSGINFARYCDPELDKLIAQGKETADQGKRTKAYEAAQQIIHDAALWIPLGYPTAAAITRTNVSGYHVSPFGRQNFGAVVVQ, via the coding sequence ATGCGTTTCAAGTTGCTTGCCGCCGCCGCGACGCTGACGGCCCTCGCCACCGCGCCCGCGCTGGCCGTCGCGAAGCCACTCACCGTCTGTACGGAATCGAGTCCGGACGGCTTCGACGTCGTCCAGTACAACTCGCTCGTCACGACCAATGCATCGGCGGATGTGATTTTCAATTCGCTCGTGTCGTACGACGAAGCGGCGAAGAAAGTCGTCCCGTCGCTCGCCGACAAATGGGATGTGAGCAGCGACGGCCTCACGTACACGTTCCATCTACGGCCGAACGTCCAGTTCCAGACCACCGACTACTTCAAGCCCACCCGCGCGCTCAACGCCGACGACGTCGTCTTCACGTTCAGCCGCATGCTCGACGACAACAACCCGTGGCACAAGGTCGCAGGCGCGAGCGGCTTTCCGCACGCGCAGTCGATGGGCCTCGTGAAGCTGATCAAGGCGGTATCGAAAGTCGACGACAACACGGTGAAGTTCGAACTGAACGAGCCGAACGCGACCTTCGTGTCGATCCTGACGATGGGCTTCGCGTCGATCTATTCGTCCGAGTATGCAGATCAGCTGCTGAAGGCGGGCAAGCAGACCGACCTGAACGCGAAGCCGATCGGCACAGGTCCGTTCGTGCTGAAGGGTTACACGAAGGATTCGATCATCCGCTACGACGTGAACCCGAGCTACTGGGGCGCGAAGCCGAAGATCGACCGGCTGATCTACGCGATCACGCCCGACGCCGCTGTCCGCGCGCAGAAAGTGAAGGCGGGCGAATGTCAGATCGCGCTGTCGCCGAAGCCGCAGGATGTCGCCGACGCGAAGCAGGACAAGTCGCTCGCCGTCGTGCAAACGCCCGCGTTCATGACGGCGTTCGTCGCGCTGAACACGCAGAAGAAGCCGCTCGACAATCAAAAGGTACGCGCGGCACTGAACATGGCGTTCGATCGCACGTCGTACCTGAAAGCCGTGTTCGACAACACGGCAACGCCCGCGAACAATCCGTATCCACCCAATACCTGGAGCTACGACAAGGCCGTCAAGCCGTGGCCGTACGACGCGGAGAAGGCGAAGAAGCTGCTCGCCGAAGCGGGCTACCCGAACGGCTTCGAAACGACGATCTGGGTGCGTCCGAACGGCAGCGTGCTGAATCCGAATCCGAAGGCGGGCGCGGAAATGCTGCAGGCGGACTTCGCGAAGATCGGCGTGAAGGCCGAGGTGAAAGTGATCGAATGGGGTGAGCTGATCAAGCAGGCCAAGCAGGGACAGCACGACACGCTGTTCATGGGTTGGGCCGGCGACAACGGCGACCCGGACAACTATCTGTCGCCGCTGTTCAGCTGCAATGCGGTGAAGTCGGGGATCAACTTCGCGCGTTACTGCGATCCTGAACTCGACAAGCTGATCGCGCAGGGCAAGGAGACGGCGGATCAGGGCAAGCGCACGAAAGCGTATGAAGCCGCGCAGCAGATCATTCACGATGCCGCGCTGTGGATTCCGCTCGGCTATCCGACGGCGGCGGCGATCACGCGGACGAACGTGAGCGGGTATCACGTCAGTCCGTTTGGTCGTCAGAATTTTGGGGCGGTGGTGGTGCAGTAA
- a CDS encoding thiol:disulfide interchange protein DsbA/DsbL: MKKLLSILFLSIGLVASAAQAAPAAPVAGKDYTVLSTPQPVEAPAGKIEVIEFMWYGCPHCNEFDPYLEAWVKKQGPDVVFKRVPVAFRDDFIPHSKLYHAVDALGLANQLTPDIFHEIHVNKNYLLTPEDQAKFLKTKGVEPKKFMDAYNSFSTQSAIQRDKKLIEDFKIDGVPTLAVQGKYETGPAQTNSLPGTIQVLDYLVAQVRAKKM, translated from the coding sequence ATGAAAAAACTGCTCAGCATTCTGTTCCTCTCGATCGGTCTCGTCGCGAGCGCGGCACAAGCGGCGCCCGCTGCGCCCGTCGCAGGCAAGGACTACACCGTTCTGTCCACGCCGCAGCCCGTCGAAGCACCTGCCGGCAAGATCGAAGTCATCGAGTTCATGTGGTACGGCTGCCCGCACTGCAACGAGTTCGACCCGTATCTCGAAGCGTGGGTCAAGAAGCAGGGTCCGGACGTCGTATTCAAGCGCGTGCCCGTTGCGTTCCGCGACGACTTCATCCCGCACTCGAAGCTCTATCACGCAGTCGACGCGCTCGGCTTGGCCAACCAGCTCACGCCGGACATCTTCCACGAAATCCACGTCAACAAGAACTACCTGCTGACGCCGGAAGATCAAGCCAAGTTCCTGAAGACGAAGGGCGTCGAACCGAAGAAGTTCATGGACGCGTACAACTCGTTCTCGACGCAGAGCGCGATCCAGCGCGACAAGAAGCTGATCGAAGACTTCAAAATCGACGGCGTGCCGACGCTCGCCGTGCAGGGCAAGTACGAAACGGGTCCGGCGCAGACCAACAGCCTGCCGGGCACGATCCAGGTGCTCGACTATCTGGTCGCGCAGGTTCGCGCCAAGAAGATGTAA